The Gemmatimonas phototrophica region TGCGCAATCCAGAATTCGAGTGCCGTCCCGCGTGACTGCATCAGCCCGCGGGACCGGAGCAGTTCTCCAATGACCACATCGCCCATGCCAAAGCCGAGCGCGGGCAGATCGGCCCCTCCCAGCGACTTGAGCAGATTGTCATACCGACCGCCCCCACAGATCGCGCGAAACTCTCCGACGTTGTCAAACAGTTCGAACACGATGCCCGTGTAGTACGCGAGGCCGCGCACGATCGTGAGATCAAAACGGATCCACGAGGCGACGCCCAGCGCGTCGAGATGCGCCAGGTATTCCGCAAACCGATCCAGATGCGGTTTGACCGCGGGCGCTTCACCGTATCGGGCCTGCACCGCTGCAAAATCGAGTGTCGCGAAACCCAGAATGATCTCGGCGGTTTCGGTCGGAAGCCCTGCCGCTGCCAGTTTTTCGGCAGACACCTCGCGCGGCTGCCGCTCGAGCTTGTCGAGCACCGCATACACCGCAGGCCACGACGTGTCGGGGATCGCCAGATGTTCCAGCAGGCCGTTCAACAGACGGCGATCACTGACACGAGCACGCACATCCGTGTTCGTCAGTCCGAAGCTGCGCATGATTTCGATGGCCATCGAAATCAGTTCGGCGTCCGCCAGCACATCGCTCTCGCCCACGATGTCCACGTTGAGCTGAAAGTGCTCGCGTAATCGCCCCTTCTGCGTGCGCTCGTACCGGAAGAGCTGGGGAAGAGAGAACCAGCGGACCGGCTTGCGCAGTGTCTGCGCCTTGGCGCCCACCATGCGCGCGAAGGTCGGCGTCATTTCCGGACGCATGGCCACCGGTCGGTCACCCTTGTCCACAAAATTGTACAGCTGGGTGACGATTTCATCGCCACTCTTCTGGGTGTACAACTCCAGCGGCTCGAGCGGCGGCCCGTCGTACTCCAGAAACGCATAGCGCCGCACGATGCGGCGCCAGGTTTCGAAGATGTGGGCTCGCTCGGCGAATTGTTCGGGGTAGAAATCGCGGAAACCGGGCAGTGGCTTTTGGGACATCCGGGAAAGCTACCGAGCCAACGGATGCACCTGCAACCGTTCCATGGCATCCCCTACCGTGTGAAAGGACCCGGTTACCAGGACAGTGGCAGCCTCTGCGCGGGCATGGGCCAGCGCACTCGTGAAATCATCGATACGAAGGATGGGAAGTCCTTGCGTCCGTGCCCATGACTCCACCTCGAGCAGATCCCACGTCCGGTTGGCCGGAGCCGTCGGGGCCATAGTGACCACGATCTTTTCCGCCGCTCGTGCCACCGCGGTCAGAATACCGCGCCAGTCCTTGTCCCGCAGCACACAGACGACGGCCGTAATGGGATGGGGCAGGCCGACCGCGACGAGGTTGGCAACCACCGTGGCCGCCCCGTCAGCATTGTGCGCCACATCGAACAGCCAGGGAGCCGCAAGATGGAACCGCCCCGCCAGATGCACTCCAGGCAACAGTGTGGCGGCATTCGCCTCGATGTCGGCCCAGCGCCCCCCTGCCCCACGAAGCATGGCGAGGGCCACCGCCGTATTGTGCGCCTGAAAATGTCCTACCAACGGCGTCGTGAGGCGCCTTTCCGTCCCCCCCGATGCCAGCGTGAAGCTCGTGCCAAGTGCATCGACCACCACGTCACGGACCTGCCAGTCTTCACCCGTAACCAGCACGGGAGTCGCCCCCGCGCCGACCGCCCGCGCCCGCAGGAACTCGCGAATAGCTGGCTGCGTGTCCCCAACGACCGCGACGGTCACGGGCTTGAAGATCCCTGCCTTCTCCGTCGCGATGGCCTCGAGCGTCTCCCCGAGAAACTCCATGTGGTCAAACCCGATCTGCGTGACCCCGGCGGCCAGCGGCGAGACCACATTGGTCGCGTCGAGTCTTCCCCCGAGGCCCACTTCGACGATCGCGACATCTACCCCCGCTGCCGCGAAGTAGCTGAGCGCCATCGCCGTTGTGGCTTCGAAAAACGTGGCCCCCAGTTCCGTGAGGCGAGGTTCCCAACGGGTGAGCCATTCGGTAATGGCCGCGTGCGACATTGGCACACCATCGATCACGATGCGCTCGGAGAAGTCCACGAGATGTGGCGACGTGTAGCGACCCACCCGTAACCCGGAACCGCGCAGCAGGGCATCCAAAGTGGCAACGGTACTTCCCTTGCCGTTGGTGCCCGCGACGTGGAAGACCGGATAAGCGTCCTGTGGCTGGCCAAGGTCGGCCAGCAGCGCCGACACGCGCTCAAGGCCAAGGCGCCACGCCCCGCCGGTACGCGCAAAAAGACGACGGAGCGCCGCGTGGTACGCCGTTTCCGTTTCGTCAGGCCGTTGGGGCGCGACGGTCCGTGGTGCCCGTGGGTCCAGCGGGCGCTCGCCGGTCAGCTTTCCTGCTGGTCATAACCGGCAGCCGACGGCCGACCAGTCATGTGCCGCAGCAAGCGGGACAACGTGGCGCGCATCTCCTTCCGGTGCACCACGCGATCCACCATCCCCTTTTCCAGCAGGAACTCCGCGGTCTGGAACCCCTCAGGCAAATCCTGGCCAAGCGTCTGCTTGATGACACGCGGACCGGCAAACCCGATGACCGCGCCCGGCTCCGCCAGAATGGCATCGCCCAACATGGCATAGCTCGCGCTTACGCCACCCGTGGTGGGATTGGTGAGCACCGAGATGTACGGAATCCGCCGCTCAGCGAGCTGCGACAAGACCGCCGAGGCCTTGGCCATTTGCATGAGCGACAGGATACCCTCCTGCATGCGGGCGCCGCCCGACTGCGAGACGATGACCAGGGGGTGCTTCTTTTCAAGCGAGCGCTGGCCAAGGCGGGCGATTTTCTCACCCACAACCGAGCCCATGGAACCGCCCATGAAGGCAAAATCCATCACGCCGATGCCTACCGGCATCCCTTCCAGCTGGCCGACCACGGTCAGGATGGCATCACTGTCGCCGGCATTGGCCAGGGCGCGCTTGAGGCGGGCCGGATAATCGGGGAACCCGAGCGGATCGACCGAGCGCAGTTCGCCCCCGATTTCGTTCAGCGTCCCCTCGTCAATCAATGACCCGGCGTAGTCCCACGCCCGCATGCGCCGGTGGAAGTCACACGCCGGGCACACGTTGAGGTTCCTCAAAAACTTGTCACGGATATCCGTGTGCCCACAGGCCTCGCACTTCTCCCACGTATCGGGGGGAATCTCGAGGCGTTCACGTCGCGGCTGACGGGGCTTTCTTTCTTTCCGAAACCAGGCCATAGGAGGGATAAGATCGGAACTTCGGGCGCGGAAGGCTAGACCTTGCGAATAGCCCAGCCCGTTAAACTGCGCCCTCCGGCCCTGCTTCGAGGGGAAGGCTGGGGGGGACGTCATAACCCCAGCGCGTCCGGTTGCCCCCGCCCCTCTGCGGATATTCGGAGCAGCACCGCGACGGAAAGCCAGCTGACGAGCAGGAATGAGCCACCGGCGCTGAAGAAGGGGAGCGGGATGCCGGTGACCGGCATGAGGTTGAGCGTCATCCCGACATTGACGATGACATGAACGAACCACGCGGACATCAACCCGAAGGCCACGAGACTGGGGAAGGCGTCGGCCGCACGGGTTGCCACCCGGGTGCTGCGCAGAAACAGCGCCAGGAACAGCGACAAGGCAACGCACACCCCGACAAACCCCAACTCTTCGCCAACGACGGAAAAAATGAAGTCGGTCTGGCGTTCCGGCAGAAAGCTCAGGCGTTTCTGGGTGCCGAGGGTGAAGCCCTTGCCGAACAAACCACCAGAGCCGATGGCCACCTTGCTCTGAATGACGTTGTAGCCGGCACCTTGCGCGTCATACGCCGGGTCAATGAAGACCAGGAATCGTCGCTGCTGATACGGCTTGAGCTTGTCCCAAAGCAGCGGCGCCACGACGCCCATGACCACGTTGGCCACAATCAGGACGACCCCTTCAACCAGGAACGGACGAAACCAGAGCACAAGCGCCACGAGGATGAGAAACCACGCCCCCCACAACCCGGTGCTGAACGCCAGGATCAGGCTCACCCCCGGACTGGCCAGCATCACCAGCAGTGGCCACGGGACACCGGCCCAAAACAGCATGGCGAAACAAATGCCGACAAAGACCATGCCGGTGCCAAGGTCTGGCTGCAGCATGACGAGAACCCACGGTACGCCAACGATCGTCAGGGGCTTCCATAGCTCCAGCAAGGATCGGACGGTATCCCGCTGCATGGCCAGCGTTCTGGCGAGCATCAGCGTGGTGGCGAGCTTTGCCAACTCGGACGGTTGTCCGACCCGCCGACCGGCGATCGTCAGCCAGCCATTCATGCTCCGCGCCGTCCCGCCGCCGCTCCCGACGAACAAGACGGCAATCAGCAGCACGATACTCATGAGATACAGCGGCCAGGCGCTCCACTCAATGAGCCGCACCGATCCGCGGGTGACGGTCCATGCCGCTCCCAGCGCGAGAACGACCCACGTGATCTGCCGCTTCCACAACCCTTCCAGGGCCGGGTCGGGCACGTCCATCTGGCCAGCCGAAAACACCATCGCCAACCCGAACAGGGTCAGCAGCAAGGCGGTCAGCAGCAGTGGGACATCAACACTCTGCCGCCTGAGGATACCCGTGGAGGCCATTGGCTCAGTCGTTGGTAACGGCGGTCATGGTCAGCTTAGCCTTCAGATAGCGTTCCATGAGCTTGGTGGCAACCTTGGCGGCCGTTGAACCGTGCAGCCCTTCTTCGATAATGATGGCCAGCACGATTCTCGGCTTGTCTGCCGGCGCATAGCCGACGAACCAGGCGTAGTCTTCCTGCCCAGTGACCTGTGCCGTGCCCGTCTTGCCGGCAATGGTCAGTCCCTGAATCTGGGCACCCGCCGCCGTGCCACGGCTCACGACATCGGCCAGCGCCACTTGAATGCTCTTGATCTGTTCGGCGTTGAGATTGAGCAGCTTCTTGCGTTCCGGAGTACGCGCGACAATCTGCGGCGTGGCGGCGTAGCCGTCCGTGGCGAGCGCCGTATAAAAGCGCGCCATGTTGATGGGCGTCTGTGAGTTGTCCGCCTGTCCAATGGACAGGCTCAACACCACCGACTTGTTCCAGCCGCGAGGCCCGTACGTGCGGTCAAAGTACTCCGTGCTGCGCGGCCAGATGGAACGCTTTTCTCCGGGCATATCAATGCCCGTGGGTTCGCCGAAACCCAGCCGCACACCGCCCGCGAGCAACCGCGTGATGCCGATCTTGAGCCCGAGCTGATAGAAGTACACGTCGCACGACTTGGCGATCGCCTGCGCCAGCGTGATATCCCCGTGTCCACGCTTGTCCCAGCATTTGAAGACACGCCCGTAGTAGTAGCCGCCCGTACAGGGCGTCTCCATGTGCGTCTCCATGGTGACGAGGCCAAGCTCCATGCCCAGGGCGGCCGTGGCCAGCTTCCAGGTGGACGCGGGCGGATATCGCCCCGACAACGCGCGGTTGAAGAGCGGCGTGTACTGGTGCTCCTGCAATTCCTTGTAGTACGCATTCGACACTCCACCGATGAACCGGTTGATGTCGTAGCTGGGGGCGCTGTAGATGGCGAGTACACCGCCCGTCTGCGGCTCGAGGGCCACCACGGCACCACGCAGCGAGTCGCCGAAGTACTCATGCGAATACCGCTGGAGATCGAGATCGATGTTGGTGCGCAATGGCGGTGGCGCCTCGGGTTGTACCTCCGGGCGCACGCCATTGTCGCGAACCACACGATTCTTCGCATCCACCTCGACGAACCGACTCCCTTCACGAGCGCGCAACTGCTCTTCGTACTGCAGTTCGAGTCCGCCTTTGCCCACCTGTTGTCCCGCCTTGTAGGCATCGTAGCGCGGCAGCTCGAGCTGCTCCGGGGAAATTTCACCGGTATATCCAACCAGCGCCGCGACCGCCTGCGCATCCGGATAGTAGCGTTTGGGTGCGCTTTGAATGATCAACCCGGGAAACTCCGAGCGTCGCTCCTCCAGCACGGACACCACTTGAAAGCTGGCATCGTTGAAGATCACGGCCGGTCGTGTTGGCGCTGCCCGATAGCGACGAATGGCCAGCGCCTGCTGCGCCGAATCGATCTCGATGATGCGCGACAGGGACCGTAACGCCGATCGCAAGGAGTCCGTGGTTGGACTCAGGATCGAGACGGAGTAACCGGGGAGGTTTTCGGCAATGATGGCGCCATGGCGGTCGTAAATGATGCCGCGCGCCCCCGGAAGTGGTACCTCCCGCAAACGATTGCTTTCCGATGCCAGCACGAACTCGGCATTCTGCAAGACCTGCGTGCGGAAGAACGCACCGCCAAGCACGGTAAAAATGAGCACCAGCAGCGCCCGCGCCACCCGCGCGCGGCGCAAGACGGAATTGGGATGGTAACTCATGCCGCCATCCTCACCTGATCGGGGCGCACCCGTGCGCCACCATTACAACGAGTGTGGTCGATACAACGGACGGAACAACACCAGCAACAGGACCGCGATGATGGCCGTCAGCGCCGCCGACAGTGGCGCCCAGACCAACAGTGACACCAACAGGGACACACCCGCACCAACCCCGGTGAGCAACGTCATGGCAATATCAAACAGCCACTTGGCGCCAAAGACAAACAACCCGGTGAGTGCCACGTGGTCGGCAAAGAACACGGCTTTGAGCCACGATGCCCCAAAGGCCACGAGCGTGAGCACAATGGCACTGGCACCAAAACTTCCCGGAGCCAAGGCATCAAGCGCGAGCCCGGTGAGAAAGCCGGTCAATGCCGCATACCCCGGACGCATACGTACGGCAGAGAAGAGCACCGCGATCACGGCGAAGTCCGCCGCGGCGCGCCCGGCAATGAGTGGACGCACGCTGAACTGCGCGACAATGAGCAGGGCAAACCCGAGCCACGCGCGCAGGGCGCTGCCGATTCCGGGAGACTGTGAAGCGGACCGCATCAACGACGCTCCCTTGGCGGCACCGTGGGACGGGCCAAGGGGGGACGCGGCGCCAGAGCGCGTACCGGCAATGGCACGCGCACGGTGCCGGAGTCCGGACGTCGGATCCGCGTGCTATCCCCTCGAAGGCTGCTGTCGGCACGGGTGCCGAACCCGCCGCCAATGGTATCCGCCAGCGACAGACTGTCGGCACTCAGGGAGTCCAGCGCGGCACGACGGGCGGCCAGTTCATCGAGAGCGGTGACGCGCGCCAGCGAATCGCCCGCGGCGGCGACCGCACGTGCGGCGCTGTCCGCTGCTGCCGCGCTTGTCCACACCCCATTCACGCCGCGCTGCGCTCGTCCCGGCAACAAGACCAGCACCGGACCAATATTCTCCGGCAACACCGCAGGTTTCACCAGATACGTCCGGGCCCACTTTTCCGGTGTGCTCAATTCCCCGATCACCGTGCCGACAGGAATGCCGCGGGGATAGGTGGCCCCGAGCCCGGAACTCACAATGAGGGTTCCGGTATCCAGTTTGGCGCGAAACGGCACGCCCCGCATTTCCAGCAACCACCGCTCGGCGCCTTCTGCCAGATGGGGCTGCATAATTCCGAAGGCGTTCTGATCAGCACTCATGACGCTCACCCGAAAATCGGGATGTGCCCACGTGAGCGCCGTGCTCGTCGTGCGATCGACAGAAACCACCATGCCCACCAGACCATCAGCGGTCACCACCGGCTGATACGGCTGCACGCCAACGTCACTCCCCACCGTTAACGCAATGGAGAATTCGTCCCCACCACGAATGGGCAACAGCTCCGCCGGCACAAAGCCATCCTGCAAGCGCGCCGACAACCCAAGCAGTTGGCGGAGTGTTCTGTTCTCGTCGCTGATGGCACGCAGGCTCAGCGTGTCCGTGACCGCACGCCCGCGTGTGACCAGCAAGTCATTGCGCGCCACCACAGCGGCGCGAATGGTGGCGGCTCGCCCTTCGAGTTGCACCAGCGGCGACAGCACCGTGGCGCGCAGCAGCGCGGCCACGTCTTCACGCGTGCGCCGCGGAGAAAGAAAAGCCAGGACCGACAATGCCACGCACACCAGCACGAGGCCGGTGTCGAGACGCCCTTCGCCGCGAACGTTCCGTGCCACGCGTATTCAGCGAGTGAAAAGGGGAATGATGTGACTCAGGTGGTCAACACCGACCAGTACTTCTCTTCATCATCAAGAATCTTGCCGGTCCCACGCACGACACACGTGAGCGGATCCTCGTCAACATGAATGGGCAGCCCCGTTTCCTGAGAGAGCAGCACATCCAGTCCGCGAATGAGCGCTCCGCCGCCGGTCATCACGATGCCGCGATCCACGATGTCCGAGGCCAACTCCGGCGGGGTGATTTCGAGCGCGCGCCGCACCGCATCCACAATCTGCTGAATGGGTTCCTGCACCGCTTCCCGAATTTCACTGGAGTGCACGCGCACCGTCTTGGGAATGCCAGAGACCAGATCGCGCCCCTTCACTTCCATTTCACGTTCTTCGCCCACCGGATACGCCGAACCGATCTGAATCTTGATCTGCTCCGCCGTGGGCTCACCGATCAGCAGATTGTAGTTCTTGCGCATGAACTGCACGATGCTGATGTCCAGCTCATCGCCACCAGTACGAATGGAGGTATCGCTGACGATGCCAGACAGCGCGATGACGGCGATCTCCGTGGTGCCCCCGCCGATGTCGATCACCATGTTGCCCGTGGGCGACTCCACCGGAAGACCCACGCCGATGGCCGCCGCCATGGGTTCCGTCACCATGAAGACTTCTTTGGCGCCAGCGCCGAGTGCCGAGTCTCGCACGGCGCGCTTTTCCACTTCCGTAATGCCCGACGGCACGCACACGATCACGCGCGGCTTCACCTTGAAGACGTGCTTGTCGATCACCAGCGTCAGGAAATAGCGCAGCATCTTTTCCGTCACATCGAAGTCGGCGATCACGCCGTCCTTCATGGGCCGGACGGCCATGATGCCATCGGGGGTCCGCCCGAGCATGCGCTTGGCCTCGAGGCCAACGCCCTTGATCTTCTTGGTCTCACGGTCGAGCGCGACGACAGAGGGCTCGTTCAGCACGATCCCCTCGCCTTTCACATAGATCAGCGTATTGGCAGTGCCAAGGTCTACGGCGATGGCATTCGCCGGGAAGAACGAGTTCGACTTACTGAAGGGCCAGAACATCCAGAGAGACCGGGGCGGCGCGACACCGGAGGGTGGCGCCTGTGAAAAACGGGCAGCGACGTATACGGTAACGTATTGGCTCACGCCAGAGCGGACAAGCTGTTGGAATATCGTGACCTAGCGCACTGCCGCCGTCAGCGGTCAGGTCCGTGGTGGCCGCAAAGTTCCGCGGTCACACCAAAAAAAGCGGCCGGTCCCATCAGGGACCGGCCGCGTGCCATCAGGGGCAGCTACCAAGGCGATCGTCGGGCACCAGTGGCCCCCCATACCGGTCAGAGGAACGAAGAGGGGTCGGTGAGCTCCATCCCGAACGCTTCCGCCACTCCCGGAAAGGTGACCTTTCCGCCGGACATGTTGAGCCCCTTCAGCAGCGCGCCATTGTCCTTCAGCGCCTTCTTCCATCCCTTGTTCGCCAGCTGCAGCGTATAGGGCAACGTCGCATTGGTGAGCGCCAAGGTGGACGTGCGCGGCACGGCCCCTGGCATGTTGGCGACGCCATAGTGGATGATACCGTCCACGGTGTACGTGGGATTCTCATGTGTGGTCGGCTTGATCGTCTCCACGCAACCACCCTGATCCACCGCCACGTCCACGATTACCGCTCCCGGACGCATCTTGGCCAGATCGGCGCGCCGCACGAGCTTGGGGGCTTTGGCACCCGGAATGAGCACTCCACCAATGACCAGGTCACAGGTGCTGATCTGCTCAAGGATGTTGTGTCGGTTGGAGTGAACAAGCTGCACGTTGGCCGGCATGACGTCGGACAGGTAGCGCAGGCGCTCCAACGACAGGTCGAGCACCACCACCTTGGCACCGAGTCCCGCCGCCATCTTCGCGGCGTTCACGCCCACAATGCCGCCGCCCAGAATTACGACCTTGGCCGGCGCCACGCCCGGCACGCCACCCAGCAGTACGCCACGACCACCATACAGCTTTTCGAGGTACTTGGCCCCTTCCTGCACCGCCATGCGCCCCGCCACCTCAGACATTGGAATCAGCAACGGCAGATCGCGATTCGGGAGTTCGACGGTCTCGTACGCAATGCAGGTGGCTCCGCTGGCCAGGTGCGCCTGGGTCAGCGCTTCATCGGCGGCAAAATGGAAATACGTGAACAGCGTGAGGTCCGGGCGCAGATACTGCCACTCCGGCGCGATGGGCTCCTTGACCTTGAGAAGCAGCTCCGCTTTCCCCCACGCGGAGGCCGCGTCGGGAACGATCTGAGCGCCAACGGCCACGTAGGCCGCATCTTCGAAACCGCTGCCAATGCCGGCCCCGGTTTCGATGAAAACGTCGTGGCCCGATGCCACCAGCGCCTCCGCGCCAGCCGGGACCAAAGCCACACGGTTCTCGTTGGTCTTGATCTCCTTCGGTACACCGATACGCATAGTCGATTCTGGATAGGGGGAGTTCGTCAGCGGACCGCTTTGGGGCCGAGACTGACGAGAATGTGTCGATCCGGATCGAAGAAATCGCGCGCCACGTCGCGCACCTGATCTTCGTCGATGGCATCCACGAGCGCCATCAGCTCGTCAATCGTGCGGAACGGCTCGCCGTACAGCGCGGTCGTTGCCGCCCGATACATGCGCGAGGAGACGCCTTCCATGGACATCACCAACTGCCCACGTAACTGACGCTTTCCCGCCGCCAACTCACTGGCCGTCAAACCATTCAGTGCCACTCCACGCAGAACCTCACGGACCGCGTCGATGGCCTGTTGCGCCGTCTCCGGTGCACTCGCCAGATACACACCGTGCGATCCGGTATCGGCGTACGCGCTGCTGAAGCTGTGCACGCTGTATGCGAGGCCTAGCTCCTCGCGGACCCGCTGAAACAGGCGCGAACTCATACCGCCGCCCAACAACATGTCGATCAACGCAAAGGCATAACGGCGATCATCGCCATGAGCGATGCCCTGCCCGCCAAGCACGATGTGCGTCTGGCCGATGTCCTTGCGCTTGATGTGCTCCGCATGCGGTCCAGCCACTTCCACCGGATCCACCGGGAACGGCGTGACATCACCTTTCGGGATGTCCATCCACCCGGTCTGTCGCAGTGTTTCAAGCAGCTGCTCATGCTCAACACGTCCCGACGCGGCAACCACCAATCGCCCGGGATGATATGCCCGCGCGTGGAGGGCCCGGATGTCCGGGACATCGAGTGTCTTGACCGTGTCGCGGGTTCCGAGAATCGCGAAGCCGTGAGGATGGTCTCCCCACAGCGCACGGTTGTGCACATCGAAAATGATGTCGTCGGGCGTGTCCTCCACCATGCTGATCTCTTCAAGGATCACCTTGCGCTCAAGCGCGAGATCCTCCGATCGCAGCAGCGGATGAAAGATGAGTTCCCCAATGACATGCGCGGCTTCCGCCAGATGCTCGTCGAGCACACGAGCCTGATAGGACGTGTGCTCGCGTTCGGTGTACGCATCGAGCGAGCCCCCGAGGGTTTCGAGGGACAACGCGATTTCCTGGGCACTCCGCGATCGGGTGCCCTTGAACACCATGTGTTCGAGCAAATGGGAGACCCCCATCTGCTCGGGGTGTTCATGCAATGTCGCTGCGCGAACCCAGGCGCCGAAAGCAACCGACCGCGCTCCCGGAACGGCTTCCGAGAGCACGGTCAGTCCATTGGGAAGGTCCGTACGGTGCAGCGTGGGCGCCGGAGCGCCCAGAGGCTTAGCGCCGATCGCGACCACCGCCGTTCCGTCCACCACGTCCACCACGATCGCCGCCACCGC contains the following coding sequences:
- a CDS encoding M16 family metallopeptidase — translated: MKTVSAAVAAIVVDVVDGTAVVAIGAKPLGAPAPTLHRTDLPNGLTVLSEAVPGARSVAFGAWVRAATLHEHPEQMGVSHLLEHMVFKGTRSRSAQEIALSLETLGGSLDAYTEREHTSYQARVLDEHLAEAAHVIGELIFHPLLRSEDLALERKVILEEISMVEDTPDDIIFDVHNRALWGDHPHGFAILGTRDTVKTLDVPDIRALHARAYHPGRLVVAASGRVEHEQLLETLRQTGWMDIPKGDVTPFPVDPVEVAGPHAEHIKRKDIGQTHIVLGGQGIAHGDDRRYAFALIDMLLGGGMSSRLFQRVREELGLAYSVHSFSSAYADTGSHGVYLASAPETAQQAIDAVREVLRGVALNGLTASELAAGKRQLRGQLVMSMEGVSSRMYRAATTALYGEPFRTIDELMALVDAIDEDQVRDVARDFFDPDRHILVSLGPKAVR